The DNA sequence CAGTGCTAGCTAGTCTCATCTCTGATAAACTGTGATAATGGATTTTATGATGCTTGCCTCTAAAAATATAGCTTTTTGAAAGAAAACCAAACTGTAAAGTTTCAAACATGGGTTTGAAGTTTAGAATAGAAACTGATGCCTGAATTATTACAGTTGTGGCACCCATTTGGACTTTTGTCATTCAGGATTGTCCAACATCTATAATCTTCATCAAAATCTGGtagtccttttttctttttggcctaaACAATTCTGGTTTGGACTCTAGTTGAAAAAAAGAGTCCTTGTATtgaaatgttttcataaaagGTACAGGTCATCCATTATCCAAATTACCTGTTGTAAGTATGGCTTAGATTCAGTTCATATTAGATAGACAATGGTAGCAATATAAGCTACCCTAAGTGTTGAACATATGGGAAGTCACTCTGGTGCAATTACCCGAAATATCCTGTGTTTAAATTGTTTGGATAGTGAGCTGGGCATCATTGTGATTGCACTGTTCCTTGCGGCGTCTGCTCTCATCCCAGGAGAGTTGGCTTTGAATGTTTTCGGATCTTCTTATACGTTCCAGGATCATGTTCTGATATCACGTATTCTCTTCTATTCCCGCAAACTAATTTCCCTATGGTGTCCAAATTTGTCTGATGTAGTGGGAGCACAATCGTCGGAGTTGGTTCACCAGACCCTCCACTGTTTGTCTACAATGAAGAAGAATACAAGGATGTATTCTTATCAGGTAAGTTACTTAAGTATTGTCAACTAGTTATATGTTTGTTTCCTTTCTCGTTACGATAGCAAGCTTATCATGGCGATTCTTCTGGTTGGAATGGCCATAAAAACCTAGACAGGTTAGAAGCAGAAAAATAAGAAGCAAAATCTGTCACCGGGCTTCAGTGCAGTAAAATATTTGACAAGAACAATCTGGTGATccatttcagaaaaaaatacTTCGTCCTGGATATGCTTATTTTCTGTGGACAGCCCCACATTCTGCTTTCTTAATATATGCTTGATTGGTACTTAATCCCTATATCTAAAGGTCTGAGAGTTGAGACGTAAGGAAATGTTCTGAAGCTAAAGAATTGCCGAGTGCTAATAATTACTGTAAGATCCAGGAACAGGAGAGTCCctgagttttcttcttttctgttgcTACCCATATGTTGAAGAGGTCATGATTTGTTCCTAGTAGGTACGGCCCAGCCTTCTCCAATTGTGCTCTCAACACCAGAGAAAGTAATCCAGTTTTTGCACCCTAAATAATAGGACTTCCTTATCTGTATGTGCATCCCCTGAGGTTGATTGAAGCGTCTTTCACTGTGGCATATACTGTCTAATCATCCTTCAATTCCATATGATTAACTTTCTTCGCATTCTTGGGTGGGTTAGGATGGAGATCAACAGTTGTCTTCTTTAAGTAGTTGTAGAAACAAGGGGAGGACAGCTGTGAGAAAGATGAATGCAATCTTTCGTCGTTCTTTCTTGGACGCAAGATTTACTCTGGTCATGATCTCTGGATGAAATATTTGTCCCGTGCAGAGGCTAACTTCATCACACGGGAGTCCAATGAATGGTACAGAGAACCTGCTTCAACAGCAACCGGTGCTTGTGGTTCAGGCCCTGGTTTTTCCTCGCTGCCATGATAAAACCCCAGCAAGTCCCTCTATGTTGCTTTTCCATGTTCTATATGAACTTCCAGGATATTATATTTGTAAGTCCTAATCGATGAAAAGGAAGTTCTTTCTTCAAGAAATCAATAGGGATTGGCGATATTGGTGGTGATAGCGGTCGCAGCTGTCACTGGTGGCCAATTGCAATAGAGGATCTCTATCCTTCCTAATACAGAATAGAAGGGGAATAGATGATTCCTCGCCTCGCAGGAATTAAATTATCCCTAAATTGATGCCATCTTATAGTTCGAAAGACTCAAGACGGTGCCCGAGAGTTCTCTTGCAAACCACTCGCAAGTTAATAGAGAGGAAAAACTCGAGAGGATACCTTCCCTCTTAGCTCGGTGGTTTGCGAAAGTATTTTGCATTGCAGGTATCGAGAAGTGAACCTTCTTTTTGTCATGATAAAACGATTTGGGCGCCTTACAAATTACTCTCTAGTTCAGTCAACCATCCAAATAACACTCGGCCAGTCTTATTTGATACTAAGAAGGGCAGGGAATGGAAAATCTGGAATGATAAGCACTCTTTTCAACCTTTTCTCCAAGCGTAGCAGAGCAAAAACAAAGCTCGAAAGTCTTTTTTGGGCGCCACTGGATGAGTCAGGAGCCAGCTGAAATTGTACTTTCCAGTAATGGCAAAAAGCTGTTTTGCCTGGAGCGGACAAAACATGGGCGGCGATTCAAGTCAAATTGTCAACTGATTAGTGATGGCGTAGATGTTAAAACGGGGATACTCCGATTCCACCTCTGACTAAAAGCAAAGATGAAGGAATCTCTCTCCCCCCATGCAGACAGAAGACAACTAAAGGACACTGCAATGCAATTTTCACAACAAGGTCATGCAACAAGATCAACTCAGATACGAAATCCAAATgccattctttccttttcaagtctttttttcttttccattttatttgtgCTCCTTGAAATCCTATCGGAGGGGCCTACAGAGAAGGGGAAGAGACGAACTCTCTAGGCAAGCTAAAAAGATCCTTTCCTTCAAAAGGGGACGTCCACTCCCGAGAACCTGGAGCAGATGTGTCCGTAGTCGCTCCCGATGCATCTTGTAGTCCCATGAGAGAAACGCCATTTCCATTGGACGGAGGAGCAGGTCTCATGCCAATGTGGGAGCCCGCTGTAGGAACATCTGAATCAAACATGGTTGCCTTGTTCTTCATTAAAGAGGTCAACCCCATCAACCAATTTGTAGATCTTGGGGAAGACAAACCCCGATCCAACGACCAGTCGACATTGGTGTAATCAAACTGCTGCCCAACTGAACTGTTGCTCCAGTCCACTGGAGAAGCAGCCCCTGATGAACCAGAAGAATTCAACCCAGAAAACAGTCCAAGGGAAGAAGCAGCCGCGAGTGTAGGAGGTGCATTCGTTCTACTCCACGAACCATTACCTTGGGTTGTCCCAGGCATATCTCCCAAACCCCCACCTTGTATGAATTGCTGATGCTGTTGAAAACCCATAGTTCCTCTATTCCCTGGTGACTCCAATGGACTGCTTCCGAGACccaattgttgttgataataaaaTTGGGGATATATCTGACCTGAACTCAGATTGCCCGCACCGAGGCTTCTACCACTAGGAATCTGAGGTAGCAACACACCTGACTTCATAATGTCAATGCCATTAGAAGGATGCCAACCAGCACCTGTTCCAGGGGGTGAGCCAACGCTTATAGCAGGAACCTGCTTTGCATTGGCTGATTGTGGTCGCTGCATCATGATAACCGGCTCCCGGACTGTTCCTAGAGGAAGATGTTTTAATTCACCCCCAACAGCAATATAACGGGTCTCACCTTTCGCTGGTGAAGGCAACACCTGAACAGGTGTTGCCATTGAACCGGACCCAGCACCAGGCCGACTCTTCTCAGCCGGCATTGCAGAGTGTTGGGGTTTCATCCAATCCAACTTCTGCTGAAATCTCTTCACAGACTGCACATTCTTCGGCCCGGACTCCAAATAACCACTTGCATTCCCTGAACCTCTTGTGTAATTATAGTCTCTTTCATCTCTTCTCAGCTGGGCTGACAAAGATGGATTTGGTTTAAGCTGGGACATCCCAGAGTTTATGGCAACAGTAGCTGAAAGCTTGCAATTACTTAAACCAGAAGGATCTCCAGATTCTTCTGGTTTAGAAGGAGCAGAAGACAATTCTTGCTTCTGAGTTCTCAACATTTCCGCCGCCTTCTCAAGATCACCCTCACAGGAGACAACAGCTCTCTCCACCTCCTGTTTCGAGCACTTAAACTTGAACACCATATTTGTAATCTGAGAAAGCTCTTCTGTTATGTCAATTTTCAAGTTAGTGCCACCGAACTTTTTATCCTTCTTAGTATCAGCCTCTTCACTCCCTTCGAACAACCACGCAACTGATTCTTCTACTCTACCTTCATTCATTATAAGAGCCATGGTCGCCCGTTCATGAGAAAAGCCCATTGCTACGAGCTGCTGAGCAAGTGCTTCAAGTTTTCTTGACATAAGATAACCGCTGCATCGCTCCTGCAATTCCTGAGCTCGTCTCTCTTTCTGACGCTGATGCTTCTTCTCATTCTTTTGGcggattttctctcttttgtcgTTGTCAGCTCCTGGGACAGACTCCTGGCGACCAGAAAGATTAGACTTGTTTTCCTTATGGTCTTCCGACTCACCGGACCAGCTGCCATTGTTGGAGACAGAATCGAATTCGACCCCCACAGCAAATGAGCCAGACTGCTCATCTGTCTCATCAATAGTCCTGAAGCGACCATTAGCTTGAAGAGGTGAAGCGGATGAATTTGACACTGTTTCAAGAGAATGGAATGTTCCTAAAAGAGGGTTGTATGCACTGGCAGGGACCCCAGAACCCACAGTTGCAGGTCCAGAGGGCTTGGAGGCAGTCTTTATCGGTTCCTTCCCAGACTTCTTGTCCTTAGACTTGGATTTGGATGCTGGAGACATTTCTAAAAGCCAGCAAGTACCTGAAACGTCACAGATCATAACAACACTGCATTTAATTATCCCATTATAACAGAATCAACAAACCAGCCAAAGTCAACAAGAGAAAAGTAGCTCTAACTACCGAAAAGCCAGATCAGTAAACCTTTTCTCTTTCccacttctaaaaaaatttacatggtGACAAGAAGACTGAAACATCTTATAATTGAAAAGGCAGCATCATCcttctattaatgaaaatcgtGACAAGTAACCCACTAACTGTAGCCAAAAACGAGACTGCAAAAACAGCCCCTTGATAGGTTGTAAATACAGCGTACTTACATCTGAGAGAATTTTCAGTTACAACTTCTAAATTCTTTAGGGTGACTCTAATAAGAACAGAAACATTAATGTCCATGCACATTTGTATAATAGGAAGATATGCACCCAATCTGTGAAGAGCCACCATCTAGGAACACTTTCAGGGACTGTATCTTTAACTCACAGGACATGGGGAAAACAAAAATCTAAGTCCAGACACTTGACTTGGAATGAGCCTTAATCATTTTATGGATCAGAAGATAAGGGCCACAAAAGAAACTCAAGGATGGAAACAGATAAAATCATTTCTTATGCTTGAGTGATTCTAAAATAGACAGCACAGCCCCTTCGAGGGCAAAGACATTCTAGAAAGCAGGTGAGAAACTGAACAGCTTTAATTCCACCGATTATAGTCAAGATCATTAACAATTATTTTATCCACCAATCAGTCGTGCAGACTAGATCATGTAAACATAAATCTCGACATCAGAGCATGAGGAGGGGACATTAATTAGCCGACACTTCACATTGATGAAAACAGCAGCTATTCGAATAACTCATACAAAAAAGGTTTGAACATGCATTTAAGGCCTCAAAGAAATTATCAGAGAGGCCAGCCTTCATCTCAATAATACCCCAACAGCTCTGACTATACTCTCTAGAGTCTAAATCATCAAATCCCCCATGTGGTTAGTGTGAGCTTCGACCATAACTACCAACTCCTGAACATCCCCACAAAAACTTTTGATGCCTGGACGCCTCTGGGATTACTATTTAATATTTATGCATTCACTTCCTCTTAGCCCCGTCAATAACCAGTGCTTTTTGCAGGTGTGATCACATATCACCACAAATGCTGTTAATATGAGTGGTCTTATGTGTTCAAGGAGGAAcgtgaaagagagagatgattcCCAATGTGTACGTGAGAAGTGCGAGATGAACTTAAAAGTAAAAGGCAGAGCTTGCATGCAATCACCACCATCTTCACCCAAATAAAAATTGACTATAACAGAGTACTAAGCCACAACTTGCCTAATCAGACTTCCTCACATGATGGATGACATGCAAACTCCAGCATGTATTCAGAGTGTAAGAATGGCATTGGtcgaagaggaaaaagagaaggaaaaataggAATGCAAGTACATCACAGCAAGTATAATAAAATCATGATCAGTCGAAAAAACGAATGCTAGCTTGAAAACATGCACAGCCCTCAAGATATATCGATAATTCCCATCGTTGCAGTAATCTCTGCCATAAATCTATAATGGAGGATTCAAAAGGTGAAAGCTGATTTCCCTGTCTCAAGTTCAGAGTCCATCTCAGTCACTATATTacttgccaaaaaaaatttgaacaactCAAAAGCCCCTTCTTGAGACAGATACCTCGGTCTAGGAAAAAATCTAATGCGGAAAGCAAATACCGACCATAATGTAGATGCACCTAACAATTCTTTTATTCAGTCAGCCAGAATTGCTCAACAGAAATTAAAGAGCATCATCAAACTAACAATGCCCCATACAAGTGCCATCTAAGTTAAGCAATGATTTGGCGTTCTTCTCACTCACCAAAACTGACATTTAACCTCTTGACCACATATAATCCAGTATTGCAACATGTCAACAGCTACGGATGAATTAAAATAACGAAATGCACGACAGAGTGCGAAGGccagaaaaaaatgagttctttctAGAAATACCTAAACTAGTGAATATAGTAACCCATCAA is a window from the Rhodamnia argentea isolate NSW1041297 chromosome 8, ASM2092103v1, whole genome shotgun sequence genome containing:
- the LOC115735443 gene encoding uncharacterized protein LOC115735443, with product MSPASKSKSKDKKSGKEPIKTASKPSGPATVGSGVPASAYNPLLGTFHSLETVSNSSASPLQANGRFRTIDETDEQSGSFAVGVEFDSVSNNGSWSGESEDHKENKSNLSGRQESVPGADNDKREKIRQKNEKKHQRQKERRAQELQERCSGYLMSRKLEALAQQLVAMGFSHERATMALIMNEGRVEESVAWLFEGSEEADTKKDKKFGGTNLKIDITEELSQITNMVFKFKCSKQEVERAVVSCEGDLEKAAEMLRTQKQELSSAPSKPEESGDPSGLSNCKLSATVAINSGMSQLKPNPSLSAQLRRDERDYNYTRGSGNASGYLESGPKNVQSVKRFQQKLDWMKPQHSAMPAEKSRPGAGSGSMATPVQVLPSPAKGETRYIAVGGELKHLPLGTVREPVIMMQRPQSANAKQVPAISVGSPPGTGAGWHPSNGIDIMKSGVLLPQIPSGRSLGAGNLSSGQIYPQFYYQQQLGLGSSPLESPGNRGTMGFQQHQQFIQGGGLGDMPGTTQGNGSWSRTNAPPTLAAASSLGLFSGLNSSGSSGAASPVDWSNSSVGQQFDYTNVDWSLDRGLSSPRSTNWLMGLTSLMKNKATMFDSDVPTAGSHIGMRPAPPSNGNGVSLMGLQDASGATTDTSAPGSREWTSPFEGKDLFSLPREFVSSPSL